One genomic segment of Gossypium arboreum isolate Shixiya-1 chromosome 3, ASM2569848v2, whole genome shotgun sequence includes these proteins:
- the LOC108487120 gene encoding NADH dehydrogenase [ubiquinone] 1 beta subcomplex subunit 7-like: protein MEVEGSSKKMIATQAEMVENKVPIPYRDQCAHLLIPLNKCRQAEFYLPWKCEIERHSYEKCEYELVMERMLQMQKIREEEAKLKQAGKQGASVPLIPKTANA from the coding sequence ATGGAAGTGGAGGGTTCATCGAAGAAGATGATAGCAACACAAGCAGAGATGGTGGAGAACAAGGTCCCCATCCCGTACAGGGATCAATGTGCACATCTTCTCATCCCGCTCAACAAGTGCCGCCAAGCCGAGTTTTACTTACCTTGGAAATGCGAGATTGAACGCCACTCCTATGAAAAGTGCGAGTACGAGCTCGTCATGGAGAGGATGCTGCAGATGCAGAAGATCCGTGAAGAAGAGGCCAAGTTGAAACAGGCTGGGAAACAGGGCGCTTCTGTTCCTCTCATTCCCAAAACTGCTAATGCTTAA
- the LOC108487243 gene encoding NADH dehydrogenase [ubiquinone] 1 beta subcomplex subunit 7-like: protein MKVEGSSKKMIATQAEMVENKVHIPYRDQCAHLLIPLNKCRQAEFYLPWKCEIERHSYEKCEYKLVMERMLQMQKILEEEAKLKQAGKQGVSVPLIPKTANA from the coding sequence ATGAAAGTGGAGGGTTCATCGAAGAAGATGATAGCAACACAAGCAGAGATGGTGGAGAACAAGGTCCACATCCCGTACAGGGATCAATGTGCACATCTTCTCATCCCGCTCAACAAGTGCCGCCAAGCCGAGTTTTACTTACCTTGGAAATGCGAGATTGAACGCCACTCCTATGAAAAGTGCGAGTACAAGCTCGTCATGGAGAGGATGCTGCAGATGCAGAAGATCCTTGAAGAAGAGGCCAAATTGAAACAGGCTGGAAAACAGGGCGTTTCTGTTCCTCTCATTCCCAAAACTGCTAATGCTTAA